The following proteins are co-located in the Leishmania panamensis strain MHOM/PA/94/PSC-1 chromosome 26 sequence genome:
- a CDS encoding hypothetical protein (TriTrypDB/GeneDB-style sysID: LpmP.26.0850): MLNITSIGAVVQSSTYCGAMFGKPIIYPDGYTIERAVFAPAQAAAQAPKPTFTYKAPFTTSAAAMKDELYFTATIRWVKGCPTFSIARSDNPAEKIYTDIKSATTAWRKALEDAVKDFPGRQADLPVLSDSKSKLQVNGIRLYCLHLKDVHDELIALPGGQAAFDAAAAAAAAAPASSAVAADAAELDTRSTSLLSAPGSQSQSQSKARGHRAVSPVPKSYAKGPTEAPSSAHSSKKRTTPSCRALVDKDASPTASTGSLSVTATIGSQPLKNGVAIGPAKRRQMHKLKGLQATVTTESTAVTSGETAANMGSLSVKRRRTPSNKRGPETKLAPAAVVVVCPDCGLGGTPFCATTGKPHLPPPCIKCGLTTAFCPATGQPHSGAVQRENRQRGEVHLPGAARKPWRRVSKQPLGAHAAAGTGGEVTAGTMIATQDGDGSAVDAGEGAGADKNPRRKRLRAEGGSRQRSGGGADVSTDGTTEKRARSSRSRKAKDRALVSAPSTDPLAKGIEAIKGDAIAASVVVDAPPPVEVLVHAYPPLRPPLTLREHHKAAHLLQESWKAQYGDGPVLPAAVGAVPLALVPAKRVAAAGANRRRKGRGGGAASDGASGEEGRQSDDGEGGEGKETRVARAKSGGYDDGDANSGTDTTKSGVCSTVGSPTSTTATAPAIPTMVHPLEVTQLATSVVGKRLSRFLLLYTSERTLFDLLKSSSAAADGGAGKKIPKQPVQQTSAGGETGAGGEGNGEHAVDVSGASPREESQELVTHEVDGIDGAVPPE, from the coding sequence ATGCTAAACATTACGTCGATTGGGGCTGTGGTGCAGAGCTCGACTTACTGCGGCGCAATGTTTGGGAAGCCAATCATCTACCCTGATGGCTACACCATTGAGCGCGCCGTCTTTGCGCCAGCGCAGGCCGCAGCGCAAGCACCAAAGCCCACGTTCACCTACAAGGCTCCATTCACcacttctgctgccgcgatgAAAGACGAGCTGTACTTCACGGCGACCATCCGCTGGGTGAAGGGATGCCCCACCTTCTCCATCGCCCGCAGTGACAATCCTGCCGAGAAGATATACACAGACATCAAGTCTGCCACAACTGCGTGGCGCAAAGCGCTCGAGGATGCCGTGAAGGACTTCCCTGGGCGACAAGCTGACCTTCCAGTGCTAAGCGACTCCAAGTCGAAGTTGCAGGTGAACGGAATTCGACTCTACTGCCTACACTTGAAAGATGTCCACGACGAGCTCATAGCGTTGCCAGGTGGTCAAGCTGCGtttgacgctgctgctgctgctgctgctgcagccccgGCGTCCTCGGCCGTAGCAGCTGACGCGGCGGAACTCGACACACGCAGCACGAgtcttctctctgctcctGGCTCACAATCCCAGTCACAGTCGAAGGCACGAGGCCATCGGGCGGTCTCGCCAGTGCCGAAGAGCTACGCCAAGGGCCCTACCGAGGcgcccagcagcgcacactcCAGCAAGAAGAGAACCACTCCCAGCTGTCGCGCTTTGGTAGACAAGGATGCATCACCGACGGCATCCACAGGGAGTTTGAGTGTCACGGCCACCATTGGCAGTCAGCCTTTGAAGAATGGAGTGGCGATAGGTCCAGCCAAGAGGCGGCAGATGCACAAGCTGAAGGGCCTCCAAGCGACCGTCACTACAGAGTCTACCGCTGTGACCAGCGGGGAGACGGCGGCTAACATGGGTTCTCTCTCGGtaaagcggcggcgcacgccCAGCAACAAGAGAGGTCCAGAGACCAAACTTGCACCGGCTGCCGTTGTTGTGGTGTGCCCAGACTGCGGTTTGGGTGGTACACCATTCTGCGCCACGACGGGAAAGCCACACTTGCCTCCGCCTTGCATCAAGTGTGGACTCACAACAGCATTCTGCCCGGCGACCGGCCAGCCGCACTCTggggcggtgcagcgcgagAACCGCCAGCGAGGAGAGGTTCACCTGCCCGGCGCAGCCCGCAAGCCTTGGCGACGCGTCTCAAAGCAGCCCCTAGGGGctcacgcagcggcaggtaCCGGTGGCGAGGTGACGGCGGGGACCATGATCGCGACGCAGGAtggtgacggcagcgctgtggacgcaggggaaggggcggGGGCAGATAAGAATCCCCGTCGGAAGCGTCTGCGTGCTGAGGGCGGGTCTAGGCAGAGGTCTGGCGGGGGCGCCGATGTGTCCACCGATGGCACGACGGAGAAGCGTGCTCGCTCTAGCCGCTCACGCAAGGCGAAGGACAGAGCCCTGGTCTCAGCGCCGTCTACGGATCCATTGGCAAAGGGCATCGAAGCTATCAAAGGTGatgccatcgctgcctcagtggtggtggacgcaccacctccggtggaggtgctggtgcaCGCATacccaccgctgcgcccTCCGCTCACTCTTCGCGAGCACCACAAGGCTGCTCATCTCCTGCAAGAGAGCTGGAAGGCGCAGTATGGAGATGGTCCAGTgctgccggcggcggtgggcgcgGTACCGCTTGCACTCGTGCCGGCAAAGCGCGTTGCGGCCGCAGGGGCAAATCGCCGGCGAAAgggccgcggcggtggggcaGCGAGTGACGGtgccagcggcgaggagggcaggCAATCGGACGACGGCgaaggtggggaggggaaggagaccCGCGTTGCACGCGCGAAGAGTGGCGGCTacgacgacggtgacgcCAACAGCGGCACTGACACCACGAAGAGCGGAGTTTGCAGTACCGTTGGAAGCCCCACATCGacgaccgccaccgccccggCGATTCCGACGATGGTACACCCTCTGGAGGTGACGCAGTTAGCCACCAGCGTTGTCGGGAAGCGACTTTCGCGgtttctgctgctgtacaCGAGCGAGCGCACTCTCTTCGACTTGCTGAAGAGCTCCTCGGCCGCGGCAGACGGCGGTGCGGGGAAGAAAATACCTAAGCAACCAGTACAGCAGACGTCGGCTGGCGGCGAAACCGGTGCCGGAGGTGAGGGTAACGGAGAGCATGCTGTGGATGTATCTGGAGCATCTCCGAGAGAGGAATCCCAAGAGTTAGTCACGCACGAGGTGGACGGTATTGACGGCGCAGTACCACCAGAGTga
- a CDS encoding 40S ribosomal protein S16, putative (TriTrypDB/GeneDB-style sysID: LpmP.26.0860): MPADKNYALKQVQTFGKKKTAIAVATVTKASQCSIKVNGVPLQQILPDTLRAKIMEAVTVVGSKCYSRLRIDVTVRGGGQVSQAYAARQSIAKGLIAFFQKYHNEVEKAALKDKFLAYDKFLLIADPRRCEPKKWGRHSARTRFTKSYR; this comes from the coding sequence ATGCCCGCGGACAAGAACTACGCGCTGAAGCAGGTGCAGACCTTCGGCAAGAAGAAGACGGCGATCGCCGTGGCCACGGTCACCAAGGCGTCCCAGTGCAGCATCAAGGTGAacggcgtgccgctgcagcagatCCTGCCCGACACGCTGCGTGCGAAGATCATGGAGGCCGTCACTGTGGTGGGCTCCAAGTGCTACTCGCGCCTGCGCATCGATGTGACGGtgcgcggtggtggccagGTGTCACAGGCGTACGCTGCGCGCCAGTCGATCGCCAAGGGCCTCATCGCGTTCTTTCAGAAGTACCACaacgaggtggagaaggccgCGCTGAAGGACAAGTTCCTGGCGTACGACAAGTTCCTGCTGATCGCCGATccccgccgctgcgagcCGAAGAAGTGGGGCCGCCACTCTGCCCGCACGCGCTTTACCAAGTCGTACCGGTAA
- a CDS encoding heat shock 70 protein-like protein (TriTrypDB/GeneDB-style sysID: LpmP.26.0870), translated as MHRHVFCRSIALLQMSSPSMSGMPPGMAVPGVNSSAGPSSGLPNRPGKTVSYQNAIKMEAERRRKLEEDTRNRYYVVKEDTQEKRGSGRVIGIDLGTTNSCMCYIDAATGRPKIIPSPTGSWVYPTAITFDKNHQIRMFGEEARACARTSASATLCSGKRLIGRGFGELGRVHSDLSKTNILTINEKGEVAVEIMGRTYTIVHIIAMFLRYLKGEAEKFLSEEVQQAVVSVPAYFTPQQKVATEDAALCAGFDVLEIIDEPSAACLAHTVLDKLKREKREAQRRETVCTPASTAASAAQASSSDGKSEAAAIATSSYMPEAYAYGSKRYVRSLVFDLGGGTLDCAIMEHDRYRQKFNLVATHGDPMLGGNDWDTVLSQHFAKQFESKWRVPIEEEEGNVGQGVAAFRNLTLEAEKAKIHFTHSTETYYGYNRAFHFSDKLRDIVPLEATLTHEEYVTLTRPLRVRCLQCIEKLFEHTGYTASDIDHILLVGAMTRDPPIRHLLEEYFGKRVVQEDTCPADYAVALGAGIRGGMLQGSFPELTANTRFASGTVQSLREGGGIIRRLWRNLKLMTSTVNPNAIGTRWRGRAKGLSDEEIANYAKELVEFEATCARRLLLERAESEANFVMRRVTADSNRKQGMQEKRIMQLSEQLKFWQYMVHNFHDHEEELLRVVKELQTALNELDGLAADNVVGMTKAGTIDFSQTLAQTLRGVSGTAAEKDDDKGTSDDCTTRAAANTVEKPSGTAESKAHEGAATPNAVAGPKILRRRAPLPAAASAAQALVEAGHPALMNADIEVAESARNSFLQAQVEERAWHEPPAPPDEQGSWTEVKAAVDAGEVVGGPVPWGDLLRPMTMIEMKAALQAHYPVDDPPSAEHAAKRDLAANLQTMTITEGAVDMVQLQVDLDAAEQQAVERVKGEERMMQERQKEMSARLFR; from the coding sequence ATGCACCGCCACGTCTTTTGCCGCAGCATCGCACTGCTGCAAATGAGCAGCCCGAGCATGAGCGGGATGCCTCCAGGGATGGCAGTGCCCGGTGTCAACAGCTCGGCCGGGCCGTCGTCCGGCTTGCCGAACCGCCCGGGGAAGACGGTGAGCTACCAGAATGCAATTAAGATGGAGGCCGAGAGGCGCCGCAAGCTCGAGGAGGACACGCGCAACCGCTACTACGTTGTCAAGGAGGACACACAGGAGAAGCGAGGAAGTGGGCGGGTGATCGGCATTGACCTTGGCACCACCAACAGCTGCATGTGCTACATCGACGCAGCGACCGGGCGGCCAAAGATTATTCCGTCACCAACGGGGTCGTGGGTGTACCCAACAGCCATTACCTTCGACAAGAACCACCAGATTCGCATGTTCGGAGAGGaggcacgcgcgtgcgcgcgcacgagcGCCAGTGCGACACTTTGTAGTGGCAAGCGACTCATCGGCCGCGGCTTTGGCGAGCTTGGTCGCGTGCACTCGGACTTGTCCAAGACGAACATTTTAACCATAAACGAGAAGggtgaggtggcggtggagatCATGGGGCGGACGTACACCATCGTGCACATCATAGCGATGTTCCTGCGCTACCTGAAGGGCGAGGCCGAGAAGTTCttgagcgaggaggtgcagcaggctgTGGTGAGCGTGCCGGCGTATTTCACGCCGCAGCAGAAAGTTGCCACCGAAGATGCGGCGCTTTGTGCGGGCTTCGATGTGCTGGAGATCATTGACGAGCCGTCGGCCGCGTGCCTGGCGCACACGGTGCTGGACAAGCTCAAgcgcgagaagagggaggcgcagcgacgtGAGACGGTGTGCACACCCGCATCTACCGCTGCCTCCGCAGCGCAAGCTAGCAGTAGTGATGGCAAATctgaggcagcggcgattGCAACCTCATCCTATATGCCAGAAGCGTATGCATACGGCAGCAAGCGCTACGTGCGCTCTCTCGTCTTTGACCTAGGTGGCGGCACACTCGACTGTGCCATCATGGAGCACGACCGCTACCGGCAAAAGTTCAACCTTGTCGCCACGCATGGGGACCCCATGCTGGGAGGCAATGACTGGGACACGGTCCTCTCCCAGCACTTTGCGAAGCAGTTTGAGAGCAAGTGGCGCGTACCAatcgaagaggaggagggcaacgtCGGCCAAGGCGTCGCAGCCTTTCGAAACTTAACcctggaggcggagaaggcgaagatcCACTTCACCCACTCCACCGAGACATACTACGGCTACAACCGCGCCTTCCACTTCTCCGATAAGTTGCGCGACATTgtgccgctggaggcgaCGCTCACACACGAGGAGTACGTCACACTCACCCGCCCGCTGCGCGTCCGCTGCTTGCAGTGCATCGAGAAGCTGTTCGAGCACACCGGCTACACCGCTTCGGACATCGACCACATCCTGCTGGTCGGCGCTATGACCCGTGACCCGCCCATCCGCCACCTGCTGGAGGAATACTTCgggaagagggtggtgcAGGAGGACACGTGCCCAGCTGACTACGCCGTTGCGCTCGGCGCTGGCATCCGCGGTGGGATGCTGCAGGGTAGCTTTCCGGAACTCACCGCCAACACCCGCTTCGCCAGCGGCACGGTGCAGTCACTACGCGAGGGTGGTGGCATCATCCGCCGACTGTGGCGCAATCTCAAGCTTATGACGAGCACTGTGAACCCCAACGCGATTGGTACGCGGTGGCGCGGTCGTGCCAAGGGGCTTTCTGACGAGGAGATTGCGAACTACGCGaaggagctggtggagtTCGAAGCCACATGCGCGCGCCGACTGCTGCTTGAGCGGGCCGAGAGCGAGGCAAACTTCGTCATGCGCCGAGTCACAGCCGATTCGAACCGCAAGCAGGGCATGCAGGAGAAGCGTATCATGCAGCTTAGTGAACAGCTCAAGTTCTGGCAGTACATGGTGCACAACTTCCACGaccacgaggaggagctgctgcgtgttGTGAAGGAGTTGCAGACGGCGCTAAACGAGCTGGACGGACTCGCGGCCGACAACGTGGTGGGCATGACGAAGGCGGGGACGATCGATTTCTCCCAGACACTCGCGCAGACGCTACGCGGCGTGTCAGGGACGGCCGCTGAAAAGGACGATGACAAGGGGACCAGCGACGACTGCACGACAAGGGCCGCGGCGAACACGGTGGAGAAGCCGTCGGGCACCGCCGAGTCAAAGGCGCACGAGGGTGCTGCGACGCCGAATGCAGTGGCAGGACCCAAGattctgcgccgccgcgccccCTTGccggcagccgccagcgcagcccAGGCGCTTGTGGAGGCAGGGCACCCGGCGCTGATGAACGCGGACATTGAGGTAGCCGAGTCTGCCCGCAATTCGTTCCTGCAAGCCCAGGTCGAGGAACGGGCGTGGCACGAgccgcctgcaccaccagATGAGCAGGGCTCATGGACGGAGGTGAAGGCTGCCGTGGATGCGGGCGAGGTTGTGGGCGGGCCGGTACCATGGGGGGACCTCCTTCGACCCATGACGATGATCGAAATGAAGGCGGCCTTGCAGGCGCACTACCCTGTCGACGACCCGCCGTCCGCCGAGCACGCCGCCAAGAGAGACCTGGCGGCTAACCTGCAGACCATGACCATCacggagggggcggtggaCATGGTACAGCTGCAGGTTGACCTGGACgccgcggagcagcaggcggtagagcgggtgaagggggaggagagaatgaTGCAGGAGCGACAGAAAGAGATGTCTGCTCGCCTGTTCCGTtga
- a CDS encoding hypothetical protein (TriTrypDB/GeneDB-style sysID: LpmP.26.0880) has product MEVQQQQQNYCETLAADEAADGDEQNGQPRVDVAELHPSVRFYRGMWNLTQLADTVFDDVFSSTDGSDDDKTVSVSALSVVGLHQKLLPPAVVSGLGDVADESYAVQLASSSGLEFLRLRWHVLLPLLFPCCRWGDEVGAISSDVSCSGRESISDGAGNGKCSSHKQQGFSITEEGTSFPAESACSAPELYELLLCRPLVKNDLAIIREPGLMDRVYYSYVVLLRFFGWRVHEEERGLLDRHRAWQERYALLELYRTSTTVTAAAQLAPDTTAAEPYGHVDGDDIKDKSTYHAQRALPPPSPTYRTFNFYESGLPRVLRCLLDIGFLRLAVRLVEFLLEEMVCGRLLFLLPLVEATLLPILVQQPHVDSSHKTRLRKRLYRLTHSDSD; this is encoded by the coding sequence ATGgaggtacagcagcagcagcagaactACTGCGAGACCTTGGCTGCCGATGAGGCAGCAGACGGTGACGAGCAAAACGGGCAACCCCGAGTCGACGTTGCCGAGCTCCACCCTAGTGTTCGCTTCTACCGTGGGATGTGGAACCTCACTCAGCTAGCGGACACTGTCTTTGACGACGTTTTCTCCAGTACCGACGGTAGCGATGACGACAAGACGGTCTCTGTCTCGGCACTCTCGGTGGTGGGCCTTCACCAGAAGCTTCTTCCCCCCGCAGTCGTGAGCGGACTCGGCGATGTGGCCGACGAGAGCTACGCAGTGCAGCTAGCGTCATCTAGCGGGCTTGAGTTTCTACGCCTCCGCTGGCACGTACTACTGCCGTTGCTCTTCCCTTGCTGTAGGTGGGGTGACGAGGTGGGTGCGATTTCCTCCGACGTCTCGTGTTCAGGTCGAGAGAGCatcagcgacggcgctggaAATGGTAAGTGCAGCTCCCACAAGCAGCAGGGCTTCTCCATCACCGAGGAAGGGACTTCATTCCCTGCCGAGAGTGCTTGCTCTGCCCCCGAGTTGTAcgagctgctcctctgtcGCCCGCTAGTGAAGAACGACCTTGCCATAATCCGAGAGCCTGGACTGATGGACCGTGTCTACTACAGCTACGTGGTGCTACTCCGCTTCTTCGGGTGGCGTGTACATGAAGAGGAGCGTGGTCTGCTAGACCGTCATCGGGCCTGGCAGGAGCGGTATGCGCTGCTTGAGCTCTACAGAACGTCCACCACcgtcacagcagccgcacagCTTGCCCCAGACAccactgctgcagagccATACGGCCAtgtcgacggcgacgacatcAAGGACAAGAGCACTTATCATGCTCAACGTGCTCTTCCACCGCCGTCTCCCACGTACCGCACCTTCAATTTTTACGAGTCGGGCCTTCCacgtgtgctgcgctgccttcTGGATATTGGGTTTCTGCGCCTGGCTGTGCGACTTGTGGAGTTTCTCTTGGAGGAGATGGTCTGTGGTCGTCTTCTGttcctgctgccgctggttGAGGCGACCTTGCTGCCGATACTCGTTCAGCAGCCGCATGTCGATTCAAGCCACAAGACACGGCTGCGGAAGCGACTGTATAGGCTCACCCACAGTGACTCGGATTAG
- a CDS encoding hypothetical protein (TriTrypDB/GeneDB-style sysID: LpmP.26.0890) produces the protein MSPHGLRGADARFRPFLSSSLNEYLKRYWAIVFTVGSQAIDTGHMRHYVSWYATRLKVVELDHHIHATSLREQLIIKAGTPALPLLFVNEKLVGTIADVRSYEERRLLKDIVQFGFQWKTGAALDGAPQPLNTLPSPYSDTELFRGRYRGAPVARPVVQLPQLHPHRRQKD, from the coding sequence ATGAGCCCACACGGCCTCCGCGGCGCCGATGCGCGATTTAGGCCTTTCCTGTCCAGCAGCCTCAATGAGTACCTAAAACGCTATTGGGCGATCGTCTTCACGGTTGGTTCTCAAGCCATCGACACGGGCCACATGCGCCACTACGTATCCTGGTATGCGACCCGTCTCAAGGTCGTGGAGCTCGACCACCACATCCACGCCACGTCGTTGCGCGAGCAGCTCATCATTAAAGCCGGCACACCGGCTCTCCCGCTTCTCTTCGTGAATGAAAAGCTTGTCGGCACCATCGCCGATGTGCGCAGCTACGAGGAGCGCCGTCTGCTCAAAGACATTGTGCAGTTTGGTTTCCAGTGGAAGACCGGTGCCGCACTGGACGGTGCTCCGCAGCCACTGAAcacccttccttccccctaCAGCGACACGGAGCTCTTCCGGGGGCGATATCGTGGCGCCCCAGTAGCGCGGCCAGTCGTGCAGCTGCCTCAGCTGCACCCGCATCGGCGCCAGAAGGACTGA
- a CDS encoding hypothetical protein (TriTrypDB/GeneDB-style sysID: LpmP.26.0900), which translates to MFQRSLSRFFAHLVREVDTAGFAGDFRCLRHIGAPSTQAKAREARNAGCNVLFCGHHGTGKLNLLKAIGLQCEKKGQRVAFVSADNQRAARLDGFLINFFIGMRVSRDELPSQEQLEGTLERHVRLVESTFASSLPSLCNVDVLILDALERVQPTVLLSMDAVARRLRGQPNAPFGGLRVYAAADFWRLPVHPTSDTGGYLFQLEQWETLFPLQTLLNTSHVQKEKELRRLTELAFYGALTLPHMKELEELSMKEKAESRLFSWSSSTAEAEKGAVTSGEGNSEGGEIEEEDAMSIAQWTRYVDEAAPTALDGSGEALKATKDNVVEADDPVAGLASPSSSSSSSSALALLNDDMASNSFVATRMMLRFPRQPAVKEMPPRYRQLKRTEMGNFLVNMLVHSSSAASLGLVDALSVDVGSRVHLLLDGQEHYGVPGGAVGEVMQVRPHFLSIHFPREHRTVDIPRMRVVCYHPFYPEIRYELQQFPVFPRKRVCPMNIIAFPHTFFVNLNGRRMADTNDLGNLLAHQRSFADFTIRSTSDFANLDGMVHEPTRIYYHKISKKPISAAKEQWCRNCKQFVSTSSFFEHWTACVHSVRWCCDCNQTVPLELLGPHREKHQVVLCLDCGRPVEWRHWEAHRLSCGPMMREVSTDNQFIPLRTRQLALEMGLDKRDLHTVTSITKSCLPKPKEGVL; encoded by the coding sequence ATGTTTCAGCGAAGTCTTTCTCGCTTCTTTGCCCACCTCGTCCGCGAGGTGGACACGGCTGGGTTTGCCGGCGACTTCCGCTGCCTGCGCCACATTGGTGCCCCATCAACGCAAGCGAAGGCTAGGGAGGCGCGGAATGCTGGATGCAACGTCCTTTTCTGCGGCCACCACGGCACAGGCAAGCTGAACCTGCTAAAGGCAATTGGCCTACAGTGCGAGAAGAAGGGGCAGCGGGTCGCCTTCGTCTCCGCAGACAACCagcgggcggcgcggctgGATGGGTTTCTAATCAATTTCTTCATCGGGATGCGTGTCAGCCGCGACGAGCTGCCCTcacaggagcagctggaagGCACTCTGGAGCGGCACGTGCGCCTCGTCGAGTCTACTTTTGCAAGCAGCCTGCCAAGCCTGTGCAATGTGGATGTGCTTATACTCGATGCGCTCGAGCGTGTACAGCCAACGGTGTTGCTCTCCAtggacgcggtggcgcggcggtTGCGTGGGCAGCCGAACGCACCTTTTGGTGggctgcgtgtgtatgcCGCGGCAGACTTTTGGCGGCTGCCTGTTCACCCCACCAGCGACACCGGCGGCTACCTCTTCCAGCTGGAGCAGTGGGAAACGTTGTTTCCTctgcagacgctgctgaacACGTCCCACGtgcagaaggaaaaggagctgcggcgcctAACCGAGCTGGCGTTCTATGGTGctctgacgctgccgcacatGAAGGAGTTGGAGGAGCTTTCgatgaaggaaaaggcagaATCACGGCTCTTCTCCTGGTCGAGCTCCACGGCGGAGGCTGAGAAGGGTGCAGTGACTTCAGGGGAGGGAAACAGCGAAGGGGGTGAaatcgaggaggaggacgcaaTGAGCATCGCCCAATGGACACGCTATGTGGACGAGGCAGCACCTACCGCACTGGATGGGTCGGGAGAGGCGCTCAAAGCGACAAAGGATAACGTGGTGGAAGCCGACGATCCCGTGGCTGGTCTGGcatcaccctcttcctcttcctcttcctcctctgcgctggcgctgctaAACGATGACATGGCGTCCAACTCGTTTGTTGCCACCCGCATGATGCTCCGCTTTCCTCGCCAGCCCGCTGTGAAGGAGATGCCGCCGCGCTACCGCCAGCTCAAGCGAACAGAGATGGGCAACTTCCTCGTGAACATGCTTGTGCACTCTTCCTCGGCGGCATCTCTAGGGTTGGTTGACGCTCTCAGCGTCGACGTTGGTAGTCGggtgcacctcctgctcGATGGCCAGGAACACTATGGAGTGCCTGGCGGCGCGGTGGGCGAGGTGATGCAGGTGCGACCGCACTTCTTGTCCATTCACTTCCCTCGCGAGCACCGCACTGTCGACATCCCCCGGATGCGTGTGGTGTGTTACCACCCCTTCTACCCAGAAATTCGGTATGAACTTCAGCAATTCCCAGTTTTCCCGCGCAAGCGCGTGTGTCCGATGAATATCATCGCCTTCCCCCACACATTCTTTGTCAACCTCAACGGTCGCCGCATGGCAGACACGAACGACCTTGGCAACCTCCTCGCTCATCAGCGCAGCTTTGCCGACTTTACCATTCGCAGCACGTCGGACTTCGCCAACCTTGATGGCATGGTGCACGAGCCGACCCGCATCTACTACCACAAGATCAGCAAAAAGCCGATTAGTGCCGCTAAGGAGCAGTGGTGTCGCAACTGCAAGCAGTTTGTGTCGACCAGCTCCTTCTTTGAGCATTGGACAGCGTGCGTGCACTCggtgcgctggtgctgcgatTGCAACCAGACCGTGCCCCTCGAGTTGCTGGGgccgcacagagagaagcatcAGGTTGTGCTCTGTTTGGACTGCGGCAGACCGGTGGAATGGCGGCACTGGGAAGCTCACCGACTCTCCTGCGGACCCATGATGCGCGAAGTCAGCACGGACAATCAATTTATCCCGCTGCGAACGCGTCAGCTGGCGTTGGAGATGGGCCTTGACAAGCGCGACCTTCACACCGTGACTTCCATCACCAAGAGCTGTTTGCCTAAGCCGAAGGAGGGAGTACTCTAA